The following are encoded in a window of Sphingobium sp. AP49 genomic DNA:
- a CDS encoding DUF3325 family protein: protein MIVAGLLYIGFFALAAAMTRHGPVLLGPWQRHGLARHLPLIGWSAIGLSLFCAILADADGIGIVTWCGLLPLLAGAVLLALTYGPRLARGGLLVALALMVVGAV from the coding sequence ATGATCGTCGCGGGCCTGCTCTATATCGGCTTCTTCGCGCTGGCGGCAGCGATGACGCGGCATGGACCGGTATTGCTCGGCCCCTGGCAGCGCCATGGGCTGGCCCGGCATCTGCCACTGATTGGCTGGAGCGCCATCGGCCTGTCGTTGTTCTGCGCGATTCTGGCCGACGCAGACGGGATCGGCATCGTCACCTGGTGCGGCCTGCTGCCGCTGCTGGCGGGTGCCGTGCTGCTGGCGCTGACCTATGGCCCCCGGCTGGCGCGGGGTGGGTTGCTGGTGGCATTGGCGCTGATGGTCGTTGGCGCCGTTTAG
- a CDS encoding HAMP domain-containing sensor histidine kinase → MIGQPVQRVRNFFRSMAGHIFVLLTVGISLSALLALAVSEQGRRHDFERVRRQRVLASAFDVADRLRRDPVRVQKMLEDRGIVGAYIVPDGIAINEPDADLQAALIQRFGPHSQPEAGQVPFGLCFPDKDAGRSRAAGLIDAPRPDCWIVRLTDAAGQRRAMALTFPRLARPPSSLFSPDYLVVILLSAAGLSILIGRIAAKPLRRLSQAAEAFSVSRDPEEIPERGPEEVRAALSTFNLMQRRVRAGFTERTQLLAAISHDLQTPLTRLRLRLELVENEELRARLLQDHEAMQRLVREGLDLAASTETHEEWSVIDLDSLLASMAEDAQELDAPVQFAAGCGASVRAKPNALTRCMSNLVDNAVKYGGCAEISCIRTPGHVTIEIRDHGPGIPPQDLDQMFEPFTRGASSQPGGRHGTGIGLTIARSLGLSFGAIVALRNAPDGGLIASIEMKSA, encoded by the coding sequence ATGATCGGCCAACCGGTGCAGCGGGTGCGCAATTTCTTCCGCTCGATGGCGGGCCATATCTTCGTGCTGCTGACCGTCGGCATCTCGCTTTCGGCCCTGCTTGCACTGGCCGTTTCGGAACAGGGCCGCCGCCATGATTTCGAGCGCGTCCGCCGCCAGCGCGTGCTGGCCAGCGCCTTCGACGTCGCCGACCGCCTGCGTCGCGATCCGGTCCGTGTCCAGAAGATGCTGGAGGACCGCGGCATCGTGGGCGCCTATATCGTGCCCGATGGCATTGCGATCAACGAACCGGATGCCGACCTGCAGGCCGCGCTGATCCAGCGTTTCGGCCCGCATTCGCAGCCGGAGGCCGGCCAGGTGCCCTTCGGCCTGTGCTTTCCCGACAAGGATGCCGGGCGCAGTCGGGCCGCCGGTCTGATCGACGCACCGCGCCCTGATTGCTGGATCGTCCGCCTGACCGATGCCGCCGGCCAGCGCCGGGCCATGGCGCTCACCTTCCCGCGCCTGGCCCGACCGCCCAGTTCGCTGTTCAGCCCGGATTATCTGGTCGTCATCCTGTTGTCCGCCGCCGGCCTCTCCATCCTGATCGGCCGGATCGCCGCCAAGCCGCTGCGTCGGCTGTCCCAGGCAGCCGAGGCCTTTTCCGTGTCGCGCGACCCGGAGGAGATTCCCGAACGCGGGCCAGAAGAGGTGCGCGCCGCCCTTTCCACCTTCAACCTGATGCAGCGTCGGGTGCGCGCCGGTTTCACCGAGCGGACGCAGTTGCTGGCCGCGATCAGCCATGATCTCCAGACCCCGCTCACCCGGTTGCGGCTGCGGCTGGAACTGGTCGAGAATGAGGAATTACGCGCCCGCCTGCTACAGGATCATGAGGCGATGCAGCGACTGGTGCGCGAAGGGCTGGACCTTGCCGCCAGTACCGAGACGCACGAGGAATGGTCGGTGATCGACCTCGATTCCCTGCTCGCCAGCATGGCCGAGGATGCCCAGGAACTGGACGCCCCGGTCCAGTTCGCCGCCGGCTGCGGCGCGTCCGTCCGCGCCAAGCCCAATGCGCTGACCCGCTGCATGAGCAATCTGGTCGACAATGCCGTCAAATATGGCGGTTGCGCGGAAATCAGCTGCATCCGCACGCCCGGCCATGTGACGATCGAGATTCGCGACCATGGCCCCGGCATCCCGCCGCAGGATCTCGACCAGATGTTCGAGCCCTTCACCCGCGGCGCCAGCAGCCAGCCGGGCGGCCGGCACGGCACCGGCATCGGCCTCACCATCGCCCGCTCGTTGGGCCTCAGCTTCGGTGCGATCGTCGCGCTGCGCAATGCGCCCGATGGCGGGCTGATCGCCAGTATCGAGATGAAGTCTGCCTAA